A single window of Carassius auratus strain Wakin chromosome 9, ASM336829v1, whole genome shotgun sequence DNA harbors:
- the LOC113109211 gene encoding uncharacterized protein LOC113109211 isoform X2 — translation MLGLQYSHLRGVDGFSRKIMYLGASSNNLAKTTLDFFQEAAETFGFPLRVRGDQGVENVDVARLMFTVRETERGSFISGKSVHNQRVERLWRDVWSSVTNVYYDVLHALEEGGHLNISDLTHLFCCHCVFLPRLQDDLNLFRNTWDNHPIRTEGNMSPNQLWVMGSVRNAVPEPDIELCLWILTGFSTPQIDWESSGLMLMHIPALLCLKPNVP, via the exons ATGCTTGGA CTACAATATAGTCATCTTCGGGGTGTGGATGGCTTTTCACGCAAG ATAATGTATCTTGGAGCTTCATCTAATAACCTTGCTAAAACCACCTTGGATTTTTTTCAAGAAGCAGCGGAGACATTTGGCTTCCCTCTCAG GGTACGAGGAGATCAGGGTGTCGAAAATGTGGACGTGGCTCGCCTGATGTTCACAGTTCGTGAGACAGAAAGAGGAAGCTTTATTTCAGGAAAGAGCGTCCACAATCAGCG TGTAGAGAGGTTGTGGAGAGACGTCTGGTCATCAGTGACAAATGTCTACTACGATGTTCTGCATGCTTTGGAAGAAGGTGGCCACCTTAATATTTCTGACCTTACTCATCTGTTCTGTTGCCACTGTGTATTTCTCCCACGGCTTCAAGATGATCTCAACCTATTCCGAAACACCTGGGACAATCACCCAATACGCACAGAGGGTAATATGTCTCCTAACCAGCTGTGGGTGATGGGAAGTGTCCGCAATGCTGTACCTGAGCCTGACATAGAGCTATGTTTGTGGATTTTGACA GGATTCAGCACACCACAGATAGACTGGGAGAGTAGTGGACTGATGTTGATGCACATTCCAGCATTGTTGTGCCTCAAACCCAATGTCCCCTGA
- the LOC113109211 gene encoding uncharacterized protein LOC113109211 isoform X1, whose translation MIFLLQLQYSHLRGVDGFSRKIMYLGASSNNLAKTTLDFFQEAAETFGFPLRVRGDQGVENVDVARLMFTVRETERGSFISGKSVHNQRVERLWRDVWSSVTNVYYDVLHALEEGGHLNISDLTHLFCCHCVFLPRLQDDLNLFRNTWDNHPIRTEGNMSPNQLWVMGSVRNAVPEPDIELCLWILTGFSTPQIDWESSGLMLMHIPALLCLKPNVP comes from the exons atgATATTTTTGTTACAGCTACAATATAGTCATCTTCGGGGTGTGGATGGCTTTTCACGCAAG ATAATGTATCTTGGAGCTTCATCTAATAACCTTGCTAAAACCACCTTGGATTTTTTTCAAGAAGCAGCGGAGACATTTGGCTTCCCTCTCAG GGTACGAGGAGATCAGGGTGTCGAAAATGTGGACGTGGCTCGCCTGATGTTCACAGTTCGTGAGACAGAAAGAGGAAGCTTTATTTCAGGAAAGAGCGTCCACAATCAGCG TGTAGAGAGGTTGTGGAGAGACGTCTGGTCATCAGTGACAAATGTCTACTACGATGTTCTGCATGCTTTGGAAGAAGGTGGCCACCTTAATATTTCTGACCTTACTCATCTGTTCTGTTGCCACTGTGTATTTCTCCCACGGCTTCAAGATGATCTCAACCTATTCCGAAACACCTGGGACAATCACCCAATACGCACAGAGGGTAATATGTCTCCTAACCAGCTGTGGGTGATGGGAAGTGTCCGCAATGCTGTACCTGAGCCTGACATAGAGCTATGTTTGTGGATTTTGACA GGATTCAGCACACCACAGATAGACTGGGAGAGTAGTGGACTGATGTTGATGCACATTCCAGCATTGTTGTGCCTCAAACCCAATGTCCCCTGA
- the LOC113109211 gene encoding uncharacterized protein LOC113109211 isoform X3 gives MIFLLQLQYSHLRGVDGFSRKIMYLGASSNNLAKTTLDFFQEAAETFGFPLRVRGDQGVENVDVARLMFTVRETERGSFISGKSVHNQRVERLWRDVWSSVTNVYYDVLHALEEGGHLNISDLTHLFCCHCVFLPRLQDDLNLFRNTWDNHPIRTEGNMSPNQLWVMGSVRNAVPEPDIELWIQHTTDRLGE, from the exons atgATATTTTTGTTACAGCTACAATATAGTCATCTTCGGGGTGTGGATGGCTTTTCACGCAAG ATAATGTATCTTGGAGCTTCATCTAATAACCTTGCTAAAACCACCTTGGATTTTTTTCAAGAAGCAGCGGAGACATTTGGCTTCCCTCTCAG GGTACGAGGAGATCAGGGTGTCGAAAATGTGGACGTGGCTCGCCTGATGTTCACAGTTCGTGAGACAGAAAGAGGAAGCTTTATTTCAGGAAAGAGCGTCCACAATCAGCG TGTAGAGAGGTTGTGGAGAGACGTCTGGTCATCAGTGACAAATGTCTACTACGATGTTCTGCATGCTTTGGAAGAAGGTGGCCACCTTAATATTTCTGACCTTACTCATCTGTTCTGTTGCCACTGTGTATTTCTCCCACGGCTTCAAGATGATCTCAACCTATTCCGAAACACCTGGGACAATCACCCAATACGCACAGAGGGTAATATGTCTCCTAACCAGCTGTGGGTGATGGGAAGTGTCCGCAATGCTGTACCTGAGCCTGACATAGAGCTAT GGATTCAGCACACCACAGATAGACTGGGAGAGTAG